In Mucilaginibacter boryungensis, a single window of DNA contains:
- a CDS encoding GDSL-type esterase/lipase family protein — protein MISKNPLRPILLILAICFIATTTVLARVADTAKKDLNIVFIGNSITHGAGLKDWKTEAPPNEAAKYLMQQAGVGVVNFANQGYSGHTTVDFLPATNKDFPKVEAAAQAFTNKNAQLVFSIILGTNDSAVNGPNGAPVTKENYQANLQAIINQLLKDFPGCNVIIQQPTWYSPNTHNHSTYMQEGLNRLQTYFPMIKKVVKSYAKTNPGQVFRGDRKAFGFFKKHAEQFFQHESGQDGIFYLHPNKEGAIILGDFWAKAIYKNLYK, from the coding sequence ATGATATCGAAAAACCCCTTAAGGCCCATTTTGCTAATTTTAGCCATTTGTTTTATCGCCACCACAACCGTGCTGGCGCGGGTAGCTGATACTGCAAAAAAAGACCTGAACATTGTATTTATTGGCAACAGCATTACGCATGGTGCCGGTTTAAAAGACTGGAAAACGGAGGCCCCGCCCAATGAAGCCGCGAAATATTTAATGCAGCAAGCGGGCGTTGGGGTAGTTAATTTTGCAAACCAGGGGTATAGCGGCCACACAACTGTCGATTTTTTACCCGCTACAAATAAAGATTTCCCTAAAGTTGAAGCTGCGGCACAAGCCTTCACCAATAAAAACGCCCAGCTGGTTTTCTCTATTATTTTAGGGACTAATGATAGCGCGGTGAACGGGCCAAACGGTGCGCCTGTAACTAAAGAAAACTACCAGGCTAATTTGCAGGCAATTATTAACCAGCTACTGAAAGATTTTCCGGGCTGTAACGTAATTATACAGCAACCTACGTGGTACAGCCCTAATACCCACAACCATTCTACCTATATGCAGGAAGGGCTTAACCGTTTACAAACCTATTTCCCGATGATAAAAAAAGTAGTGAAAAGCTACGCCAAAACTAACCCGGGGCAAGTATTTAGGGGCGACAGGAAGGCTTTTGGCTTTTTCAAAAAACACGCCGAGCAATTCTTCCAACATGAAAGCGGGCAGGACGGCATATTTTATCTGCACCCCAATAAAGAAGGCGCCATAATTTTAGGAGATTTTTGGGCAAAGGCCATCTACAAAAACCTTTATAAATAA